The Rhododendron vialii isolate Sample 1 chromosome 8a, ASM3025357v1 genome has a window encoding:
- the LOC131336552 gene encoding uncharacterized protein LOC131336552 isoform X3, translating to MWHEARRSEKKVHDMMDAARKRAQRRAVYLAKRRGDPQQSIQVVGSRCRTYRDDGLYQATQDQQGLIPWNGKEDILIDRFDGRALLDFIRDSSSRRFRAPEKTEEEEELEEFVNFERYRDLIKHQRRGFGDEEGLQHVNQEMEAKAAALFGSDRSHPAQAPASKGSYSQVAFSYDGDGKEETNYSDGDEDDDDDEDEDDEDFNSDDSNDEEMEKIAKEFGVKRYGWLVYMDKKAKEEEKRQKEVVKGDPSIRKLTRKERRKVSQIEREREREAAQVTGTRLLHRDPYRSRSRSRSHSPSHSRRYARGVHSNDGHRSKSKPSKIEYITEFAGSADGDEPKLEGFSPPPSPSKADVLNRPVTGQILEALHTDPASSVSLDKEKNTKVLPQISTSSALARLSKSTTSGGVSKQEEKKETPQERLKRIMSRQLNKQIKKDTAVEMAKKKEQERQRNEKLAETSRLSRHRRRSHSRSYSRSPPRRSRRSRSPSRSSSRRYHSRSRSPSHSRSISRSRSPRVRSRSRY from the exons ATGTGGCACGAAGCTCGTAGGTCGGAGAAGAAGGTCCACGACATGATGGACGCGGCTCGGAAGAGAGCTCAGAGACGAGCTGTTTATCTCGCCAAGAGGCGGGGCGATCCTCAGCAATCCATCCAGGTCGTCGGATCCCGTTGCCGCACGTACCGCGACGACGGCCTCTATCAGGCCACCCAGGATCAGCAAGGCCT GATACCGTGGAATGGGAAAGAAGATATCTTAATTGACCG atttgaTGGTCGCGCTCTTCTCGATTTTATTCGAGATTCCAGTTCCCGACGATTTCGGGCCCCCGAGAAgacagaggaagaagaggaattAGAAgagtttgttaattttgagcGTTATCGGGATTTAATTAAGCATCAACGTAGAGGAT TTGGCGATGAGGAGGGTTTGCAGCATGTGAATCAAGAGATGGAGGCCAAGGCTGCTGCTCTATTTGGATCTGACAG ATCTCATCCGGCTCAGGCTCCAGCAAGCAAGGGCTCATATTCACAGGTGGCTTTCTCTTATGATGGGGATGGAAAAGAGGAAACTAATTATTCAGATGGGGATGAGGATGATGACGATGATGAAGACGAAGATGATGAGGATTTTAACAGTGATGATAGCAATGatgaagagatggagaaaatcGCAAAAGAATTTGGTGTCAAGAGGTATGGTTGGCTTGTTTACATGGATAAAAAAGCAAAAGAGGAGGAAAAGAGGCAAAAAGAAGTGGTCAAGGGGGATCCTTCCATT AGGAAGCTTACTCGAAAGGAAAGGAGGAAGGTTTCTcagatagaaagagagagagaaagagaagctgCCCAGGTTACAGGCACTCGGTTGCTTCATCGTGATCCATATAG ATCCAGATCAAGGTCACGGTCACACTCCCCATCCCACTCAAGGCGCTATGCTCGTGGTGTCCATTCTAATGATGGTCATCGAAGCAAGTCAAAGCCTtcaaaaatagaatatattactgaatttgcggGATCTGCTGATGGGGATGAGCCAAAGCTTGAAGGATTCTCTCCTCCACCTTCTCCATCCAAAGCCGATGTGTTGAACCG GCCAGTGACTGGTCAAATACTTGAGGCCTTGCATACGGATCCTGCTTCCAGTGTCTCCCTTGATAAGGAAAAGAATACTAAAGTTTTGCCACAAATTAG CACTTCGTCAGCATTGGCAAGGCTAAGCAAGTCTACTACTAGTGGGGGCGTTTCGAAAcaagaggagaagaaggaaaCACCTCAAGAGCGACTTAAACGAATAATGAGCCGGCAACTTAATAAGCAAA TCAAGAAAGATACTGCTGTTGAAATGGCCAAGAAAAAGGAGCAGGAGCGCCAAAGGAATGAAAAACTTGCAGAAACTAGCAGATTGAGTCGACATCGGCGTCGCAGTCACAGCAGAAGTTACAGTCGATCCCCTCCGAG AAGAAGTAGGCGGAGCAGAAGTCCAAGTAGAAGCAGTTCTCGAAGATATCATTCTCGGTCTCGTTCTCCCTCCCATTCTCGTTCCATTTCACGCTCTCGCTCTCCCAG GGTAAGAAGCCGTTCAAGGTACTAA
- the LOC131336552 gene encoding uncharacterized protein LOC131336552 isoform X5 — MWHEARRSEKKVHDMMDAARKRAQRRAVYLAKRRGDPQQSIQVVGSRCRTYRDDGLYQATQDQQGLIPWNGKEDILIDRFDGRALLDFIRDSSSRRFRAPEKTEEEEELEEFVNFERYRDLIKHQRRGFGDEEGLQHVNQEMEAKAAALFGSDRSHPAQAPASKGSYSQVAFSYDGDGKEETNYSDGDEDDDDDEDEDDEDFNSDDSNDEEMEKIAKEFGVKRYGWLVYMDKKAKEEEKRQKEVVKGDPSIRKLTRKERRKVSQIEREREREAAQVTGTRLLHRDPYREPRRSPTYEAYSRSRRSRSRSRSHSPSHSRRYARGVHSNDGHRSKSKPSKIEYITEFAGSADGDEPKLEGFSPPPSPSKADVLNRPVTGQILEALHTDPASSVSLDKEKNTKVLPQISTSSALARLSKSTTSGGVSKQEEKKETPQERLKRIMSRQLNKQIKKDTAVEMAKKKEQERQRNEKLAETSRLSRHRRRSHSRSYSRSPPRLLI, encoded by the exons ATGTGGCACGAAGCTCGTAGGTCGGAGAAGAAGGTCCACGACATGATGGACGCGGCTCGGAAGAGAGCTCAGAGACGAGCTGTTTATCTCGCCAAGAGGCGGGGCGATCCTCAGCAATCCATCCAGGTCGTCGGATCCCGTTGCCGCACGTACCGCGACGACGGCCTCTATCAGGCCACCCAGGATCAGCAAGGCCT GATACCGTGGAATGGGAAAGAAGATATCTTAATTGACCG atttgaTGGTCGCGCTCTTCTCGATTTTATTCGAGATTCCAGTTCCCGACGATTTCGGGCCCCCGAGAAgacagaggaagaagaggaattAGAAgagtttgttaattttgagcGTTATCGGGATTTAATTAAGCATCAACGTAGAGGAT TTGGCGATGAGGAGGGTTTGCAGCATGTGAATCAAGAGATGGAGGCCAAGGCTGCTGCTCTATTTGGATCTGACAG ATCTCATCCGGCTCAGGCTCCAGCAAGCAAGGGCTCATATTCACAGGTGGCTTTCTCTTATGATGGGGATGGAAAAGAGGAAACTAATTATTCAGATGGGGATGAGGATGATGACGATGATGAAGACGAAGATGATGAGGATTTTAACAGTGATGATAGCAATGatgaagagatggagaaaatcGCAAAAGAATTTGGTGTCAAGAGGTATGGTTGGCTTGTTTACATGGATAAAAAAGCAAAAGAGGAGGAAAAGAGGCAAAAAGAAGTGGTCAAGGGGGATCCTTCCATT AGGAAGCTTACTCGAAAGGAAAGGAGGAAGGTTTCTcagatagaaagagagagagaaagagaagctgCCCAGGTTACAGGCACTCGGTTGCTTCATCGTGATCCATATAG GGAGCCTAGACGAAGTCCAACTTATGAGGCTTATTCTCGTTCTAGAAG ATCCAGATCAAGGTCACGGTCACACTCCCCATCCCACTCAAGGCGCTATGCTCGTGGTGTCCATTCTAATGATGGTCATCGAAGCAAGTCAAAGCCTtcaaaaatagaatatattactgaatttgcggGATCTGCTGATGGGGATGAGCCAAAGCTTGAAGGATTCTCTCCTCCACCTTCTCCATCCAAAGCCGATGTGTTGAACCG GCCAGTGACTGGTCAAATACTTGAGGCCTTGCATACGGATCCTGCTTCCAGTGTCTCCCTTGATAAGGAAAAGAATACTAAAGTTTTGCCACAAATTAG CACTTCGTCAGCATTGGCAAGGCTAAGCAAGTCTACTACTAGTGGGGGCGTTTCGAAAcaagaggagaagaaggaaaCACCTCAAGAGCGACTTAAACGAATAATGAGCCGGCAACTTAATAAGCAAA TCAAGAAAGATACTGCTGTTGAAATGGCCAAGAAAAAGGAGCAGGAGCGCCAAAGGAATGAAAAACTTGCAGAAACTAGCAGATTGAGTCGACATCGGCGTCGCAGTCACAGCAGAAGTTACAGTCGATCCCCTCCGAG GTTGTTAATTTGA
- the LOC131336552 gene encoding uncharacterized protein LOC131336552 isoform X2, translated as MWHEARRSEKKVHDMMDAARKRAQRRAVYLAKRRGDPQQSIQVVGSRCRTYRDDGLYQATQDQQGLIPWNGKEDILIDRFDGRALLDFIRDSSSRRFRAPEKTEEEEELEEFVNFERYRDLIKHQRRGFGDEEGLQHVNQEMEAKAAALFGSDRSHPAQAPASKGSYSQVAFSYDGDGKEETNYSDGDEDDDDDEDEDDEDFNSDDSNDEEMEKIAKEFGVKRYGWLVYMDKKAKEEEKRQKEVVKGDPSIRKLTRKERRKVSQIEREREREAAQVTGTRLLHRDPYREPRRSPTYEAYSRSRRSRSRSHSPSHSRRYARGVHSNDGHRSKSKPSKIEYITEFAGSADGDEPKLEGFSPPPSPSKADVLNRPVTGQILEALHTDPASSVSLDKEKNTKVLPQISTSSALARLSKSTTSGGVSKQEEKKETPQERLKRIMSRQLNKQIKKDTAVEMAKKKEQERQRNEKLAETSRLSRHRRRSHSRSYSRSPPRRSRRSRSPSRSSSRRYHSRSRSPSHSRSISRSRSPRVRSRSRY; from the exons ATGTGGCACGAAGCTCGTAGGTCGGAGAAGAAGGTCCACGACATGATGGACGCGGCTCGGAAGAGAGCTCAGAGACGAGCTGTTTATCTCGCCAAGAGGCGGGGCGATCCTCAGCAATCCATCCAGGTCGTCGGATCCCGTTGCCGCACGTACCGCGACGACGGCCTCTATCAGGCCACCCAGGATCAGCAAGGCCT GATACCGTGGAATGGGAAAGAAGATATCTTAATTGACCG atttgaTGGTCGCGCTCTTCTCGATTTTATTCGAGATTCCAGTTCCCGACGATTTCGGGCCCCCGAGAAgacagaggaagaagaggaattAGAAgagtttgttaattttgagcGTTATCGGGATTTAATTAAGCATCAACGTAGAGGAT TTGGCGATGAGGAGGGTTTGCAGCATGTGAATCAAGAGATGGAGGCCAAGGCTGCTGCTCTATTTGGATCTGACAG ATCTCATCCGGCTCAGGCTCCAGCAAGCAAGGGCTCATATTCACAGGTGGCTTTCTCTTATGATGGGGATGGAAAAGAGGAAACTAATTATTCAGATGGGGATGAGGATGATGACGATGATGAAGACGAAGATGATGAGGATTTTAACAGTGATGATAGCAATGatgaagagatggagaaaatcGCAAAAGAATTTGGTGTCAAGAGGTATGGTTGGCTTGTTTACATGGATAAAAAAGCAAAAGAGGAGGAAAAGAGGCAAAAAGAAGTGGTCAAGGGGGATCCTTCCATT AGGAAGCTTACTCGAAAGGAAAGGAGGAAGGTTTCTcagatagaaagagagagagaaagagaagctgCCCAGGTTACAGGCACTCGGTTGCTTCATCGTGATCCATATAG GGAGCCTAGACGAAGTCCAACTTATGAGGCTTATTCTCGTTCTAGAAG ATCAAGGTCACGGTCACACTCCCCATCCCACTCAAGGCGCTATGCTCGTGGTGTCCATTCTAATGATGGTCATCGAAGCAAGTCAAAGCCTtcaaaaatagaatatattactgaatttgcggGATCTGCTGATGGGGATGAGCCAAAGCTTGAAGGATTCTCTCCTCCACCTTCTCCATCCAAAGCCGATGTGTTGAACCG GCCAGTGACTGGTCAAATACTTGAGGCCTTGCATACGGATCCTGCTTCCAGTGTCTCCCTTGATAAGGAAAAGAATACTAAAGTTTTGCCACAAATTAG CACTTCGTCAGCATTGGCAAGGCTAAGCAAGTCTACTACTAGTGGGGGCGTTTCGAAAcaagaggagaagaaggaaaCACCTCAAGAGCGACTTAAACGAATAATGAGCCGGCAACTTAATAAGCAAA TCAAGAAAGATACTGCTGTTGAAATGGCCAAGAAAAAGGAGCAGGAGCGCCAAAGGAATGAAAAACTTGCAGAAACTAGCAGATTGAGTCGACATCGGCGTCGCAGTCACAGCAGAAGTTACAGTCGATCCCCTCCGAG AAGAAGTAGGCGGAGCAGAAGTCCAAGTAGAAGCAGTTCTCGAAGATATCATTCTCGGTCTCGTTCTCCCTCCCATTCTCGTTCCATTTCACGCTCTCGCTCTCCCAG GGTAAGAAGCCGTTCAAGGTACTAA
- the LOC131336552 gene encoding uncharacterized protein LOC131336552 isoform X1, which yields MWHEARRSEKKVHDMMDAARKRAQRRAVYLAKRRGDPQQSIQVVGSRCRTYRDDGLYQATQDQQGLIPWNGKEDILIDRFDGRALLDFIRDSSSRRFRAPEKTEEEEELEEFVNFERYRDLIKHQRRGFGDEEGLQHVNQEMEAKAAALFGSDRSHPAQAPASKGSYSQVAFSYDGDGKEETNYSDGDEDDDDDEDEDDEDFNSDDSNDEEMEKIAKEFGVKRYGWLVYMDKKAKEEEKRQKEVVKGDPSIRKLTRKERRKVSQIEREREREAAQVTGTRLLHRDPYREPRRSPTYEAYSRSRRSRSRSRSHSPSHSRRYARGVHSNDGHRSKSKPSKIEYITEFAGSADGDEPKLEGFSPPPSPSKADVLNRPVTGQILEALHTDPASSVSLDKEKNTKVLPQISTSSALARLSKSTTSGGVSKQEEKKETPQERLKRIMSRQLNKQIKKDTAVEMAKKKEQERQRNEKLAETSRLSRHRRRSHSRSYSRSPPRRSRRSRSPSRSSSRRYHSRSRSPSHSRSISRSRSPRVRSRSRY from the exons ATGTGGCACGAAGCTCGTAGGTCGGAGAAGAAGGTCCACGACATGATGGACGCGGCTCGGAAGAGAGCTCAGAGACGAGCTGTTTATCTCGCCAAGAGGCGGGGCGATCCTCAGCAATCCATCCAGGTCGTCGGATCCCGTTGCCGCACGTACCGCGACGACGGCCTCTATCAGGCCACCCAGGATCAGCAAGGCCT GATACCGTGGAATGGGAAAGAAGATATCTTAATTGACCG atttgaTGGTCGCGCTCTTCTCGATTTTATTCGAGATTCCAGTTCCCGACGATTTCGGGCCCCCGAGAAgacagaggaagaagaggaattAGAAgagtttgttaattttgagcGTTATCGGGATTTAATTAAGCATCAACGTAGAGGAT TTGGCGATGAGGAGGGTTTGCAGCATGTGAATCAAGAGATGGAGGCCAAGGCTGCTGCTCTATTTGGATCTGACAG ATCTCATCCGGCTCAGGCTCCAGCAAGCAAGGGCTCATATTCACAGGTGGCTTTCTCTTATGATGGGGATGGAAAAGAGGAAACTAATTATTCAGATGGGGATGAGGATGATGACGATGATGAAGACGAAGATGATGAGGATTTTAACAGTGATGATAGCAATGatgaagagatggagaaaatcGCAAAAGAATTTGGTGTCAAGAGGTATGGTTGGCTTGTTTACATGGATAAAAAAGCAAAAGAGGAGGAAAAGAGGCAAAAAGAAGTGGTCAAGGGGGATCCTTCCATT AGGAAGCTTACTCGAAAGGAAAGGAGGAAGGTTTCTcagatagaaagagagagagaaagagaagctgCCCAGGTTACAGGCACTCGGTTGCTTCATCGTGATCCATATAG GGAGCCTAGACGAAGTCCAACTTATGAGGCTTATTCTCGTTCTAGAAG ATCCAGATCAAGGTCACGGTCACACTCCCCATCCCACTCAAGGCGCTATGCTCGTGGTGTCCATTCTAATGATGGTCATCGAAGCAAGTCAAAGCCTtcaaaaatagaatatattactgaatttgcggGATCTGCTGATGGGGATGAGCCAAAGCTTGAAGGATTCTCTCCTCCACCTTCTCCATCCAAAGCCGATGTGTTGAACCG GCCAGTGACTGGTCAAATACTTGAGGCCTTGCATACGGATCCTGCTTCCAGTGTCTCCCTTGATAAGGAAAAGAATACTAAAGTTTTGCCACAAATTAG CACTTCGTCAGCATTGGCAAGGCTAAGCAAGTCTACTACTAGTGGGGGCGTTTCGAAAcaagaggagaagaaggaaaCACCTCAAGAGCGACTTAAACGAATAATGAGCCGGCAACTTAATAAGCAAA TCAAGAAAGATACTGCTGTTGAAATGGCCAAGAAAAAGGAGCAGGAGCGCCAAAGGAATGAAAAACTTGCAGAAACTAGCAGATTGAGTCGACATCGGCGTCGCAGTCACAGCAGAAGTTACAGTCGATCCCCTCCGAG AAGAAGTAGGCGGAGCAGAAGTCCAAGTAGAAGCAGTTCTCGAAGATATCATTCTCGGTCTCGTTCTCCCTCCCATTCTCGTTCCATTTCACGCTCTCGCTCTCCCAG GGTAAGAAGCCGTTCAAGGTACTAA
- the LOC131336552 gene encoding uncharacterized protein LOC131336552 isoform X4 — translation MWHEARRSEKKVHDMMDAARKRAQRRAVYLAKRRGDPQQSIQVVGSRCRTYRDDGLYQATQDQQGLIPWNGKEDILIDRFDGRALLDFIRDSSSRRFRAPEKTEEEEELEEFVNFERYRDLIKHQRRGFGDEEGLQHVNQEMEAKAAALFGSDRSHPAQAPASKGSYSQVAFSYDGDGKEETNYSDGDEDDDDDEDEDDEDFNSDDSNDEEMEKIAKEFGVKRYGWLVYMDKKAKEEEKRQKEVVKGDPSIRKLTRKERRKVSQIEREREREAAQVTGTRLLHRDPYRSRSRSHSPSHSRRYARGVHSNDGHRSKSKPSKIEYITEFAGSADGDEPKLEGFSPPPSPSKADVLNRPVTGQILEALHTDPASSVSLDKEKNTKVLPQISTSSALARLSKSTTSGGVSKQEEKKETPQERLKRIMSRQLNKQIKKDTAVEMAKKKEQERQRNEKLAETSRLSRHRRRSHSRSYSRSPPRRSRRSRSPSRSSSRRYHSRSRSPSHSRSISRSRSPRVRSRSRY, via the exons ATGTGGCACGAAGCTCGTAGGTCGGAGAAGAAGGTCCACGACATGATGGACGCGGCTCGGAAGAGAGCTCAGAGACGAGCTGTTTATCTCGCCAAGAGGCGGGGCGATCCTCAGCAATCCATCCAGGTCGTCGGATCCCGTTGCCGCACGTACCGCGACGACGGCCTCTATCAGGCCACCCAGGATCAGCAAGGCCT GATACCGTGGAATGGGAAAGAAGATATCTTAATTGACCG atttgaTGGTCGCGCTCTTCTCGATTTTATTCGAGATTCCAGTTCCCGACGATTTCGGGCCCCCGAGAAgacagaggaagaagaggaattAGAAgagtttgttaattttgagcGTTATCGGGATTTAATTAAGCATCAACGTAGAGGAT TTGGCGATGAGGAGGGTTTGCAGCATGTGAATCAAGAGATGGAGGCCAAGGCTGCTGCTCTATTTGGATCTGACAG ATCTCATCCGGCTCAGGCTCCAGCAAGCAAGGGCTCATATTCACAGGTGGCTTTCTCTTATGATGGGGATGGAAAAGAGGAAACTAATTATTCAGATGGGGATGAGGATGATGACGATGATGAAGACGAAGATGATGAGGATTTTAACAGTGATGATAGCAATGatgaagagatggagaaaatcGCAAAAGAATTTGGTGTCAAGAGGTATGGTTGGCTTGTTTACATGGATAAAAAAGCAAAAGAGGAGGAAAAGAGGCAAAAAGAAGTGGTCAAGGGGGATCCTTCCATT AGGAAGCTTACTCGAAAGGAAAGGAGGAAGGTTTCTcagatagaaagagagagagaaagagaagctgCCCAGGTTACAGGCACTCGGTTGCTTCATCGTGATCCATATAG ATCAAGGTCACGGTCACACTCCCCATCCCACTCAAGGCGCTATGCTCGTGGTGTCCATTCTAATGATGGTCATCGAAGCAAGTCAAAGCCTtcaaaaatagaatatattactgaatttgcggGATCTGCTGATGGGGATGAGCCAAAGCTTGAAGGATTCTCTCCTCCACCTTCTCCATCCAAAGCCGATGTGTTGAACCG GCCAGTGACTGGTCAAATACTTGAGGCCTTGCATACGGATCCTGCTTCCAGTGTCTCCCTTGATAAGGAAAAGAATACTAAAGTTTTGCCACAAATTAG CACTTCGTCAGCATTGGCAAGGCTAAGCAAGTCTACTACTAGTGGGGGCGTTTCGAAAcaagaggagaagaaggaaaCACCTCAAGAGCGACTTAAACGAATAATGAGCCGGCAACTTAATAAGCAAA TCAAGAAAGATACTGCTGTTGAAATGGCCAAGAAAAAGGAGCAGGAGCGCCAAAGGAATGAAAAACTTGCAGAAACTAGCAGATTGAGTCGACATCGGCGTCGCAGTCACAGCAGAAGTTACAGTCGATCCCCTCCGAG AAGAAGTAGGCGGAGCAGAAGTCCAAGTAGAAGCAGTTCTCGAAGATATCATTCTCGGTCTCGTTCTCCCTCCCATTCTCGTTCCATTTCACGCTCTCGCTCTCCCAG GGTAAGAAGCCGTTCAAGGTACTAA